A DNA window from Eremothecium cymbalariae DBVPG#7215 chromosome 3, complete sequence contains the following coding sequences:
- the PFA4 gene encoding palmitoyltransferase PFA4 (similar to Ashbya gossypii ACL003C), with translation MPVKLKWPWLGIAIPCFLIAFIGYSAQLFVLQGFLSVKQQIWFQFSLTMIWLSYYKAIYTNPGSPVPGFQPLKHEWKNYCKKCQNFKPERTHHCKTCAQCVLVMDHHCPFTMNCVGYNNFPHFMRFLFWIITTTTYLSIQFFKRTWFVWNIRHSTAQLVTKKEIIFLTILTPANAFVLLTISILFGRCIKNQVLNGMTQIEAWEMDRIESMFYNRRLVPQLLSNLEELYPNSLDGHKGEIDRILNNRKISFEDLVNFPYDSDPWRNLINCMGPMLTWLNPFGKPNGNGMVFEKNELSAYEHGSTLTDKLLSLPWPPDGERAPNSSNSRLKVESSTRNGEHIIRKRSPEPRLNLSRTEWYNDWGENLAHFGVDVDADD, from the coding sequence ATGCCAGTTAAGTTAAAATGGCCCTGGTTGGGTATCGCTATACCATGTTTTCTTATTGCATTTATTGGCTACTCGGCGCAACTCTTTGTTTTACAAGGTTTTCTATCTGTTaaacaacaaatttggTTTCAATTCAGTCTTACTATGATCTGGTTATCATACTACAAGGCAATTTATACCAACCCAGGTAGTCCCGTACCAGGTTTCCAGCCTTTGAAGCACGAATGGAAGAATTATTGTAAAAAATGTCAGAACTTCAAACCAGAACGTACGCATCATTGTAAAACGTGTGCTCAATGTGTTTTAGTCATGGATCATCATTGTCCATTCACAATGAATTGTGTTGGGTACAATAACTTTCCCCATTTTATGagatttttgttttggatAATAACCACAACTACGTATTTATCCATTCAATTCTTTAAAAGGACATGGTTTGTTTGGAACATTAGACATTCCACTGCACAATTGGTTACCAAGAAAGagattatatttttgacCATTTTGACACCAGCAAATGCAtttgtattattaacaatatCCATACTATTCGGTAGATGCATTAAAAACCAAGTGCTTAATGGAATGACACAAATTGAAGCCTGGGAAATGGATAGAATAGAAAGTATGTTTTATAACAGACGTTTAGTGCCGCAGCTACTTTCCAACTTGGAGGAGTTATATCCCAATTCATTAGATGGTCATAAAGGGGAAATTGATAGAATCCTAAATAACAGAAAAATATCCTTTGAAGATTTAGTTAATTTCCCATACGATAGTGATCCATGGCGtaatttaataaattgTATGGGCCCAATGCTTACATGGTTAAACCCATTTGGTAAACCTAATGGTAATGGTATggtatttgaaaaaaacGAATTATCAGCGTATGAGCATGGATCTACCTTGACTGATAAATTACTTTCATTACCTTGGCCTCCTGATGGTGAAAGGGCCCCAAATTCCTCCAATAGTAGATTGAAGGTCGAATCAAGCACAAGAAACGGGGAACATATAATTAGAAAAAGGTCACCGGAACCTAGGTTAAATCTATCTAGGACTGAATGGTATAATGATTGGGGAGAAAATTTAGCACATTTTGGTGTTGACGTGGATGCTGACGACTAA
- the SIN3 gene encoding transcriptional regulator SIN3 (similar to Ashbya gossypii ACL004W), with amino-acid sequence MSQSWNQHHQVDHVGGSGSVSGAGGQQPQGKQHSDQGQQGQLAVGGGGLLGKRRSDGMKGHYTLPSISAGLPGSGEHQHQQHDGSRLPPMQNTLAAAASAPPGGGGGGGGGVSNGFSMSSLDNPLPQQEFQEQSQHQQQQHHHHQLDQLQSPAHQDGSSYRPLNVKDALSYLEQVKFQFNSRPDVYNHFLDIMKDFKSQAIDTPGVIERVSTLFQGYPTLIQGFNTFLPQGYNIECSSDPNDPIKVTTPFGTTGEVAIGGGGGSGVCGHVVPRAEPLQQQLRQHQQPATVAEAAAAAAAAAGGGGGGAIAGGGPPPQAQTLVVYQSTDGSPTMPQRQPQDQFGTGGKKTGDVEFSHAISYVNKIKTRFADQPDIYKHFLEILQTYQREQKPINEVYAQVTVLFQNAPDLLDDFKKFLPDASAPQAQQQHLAQSHPQLNGALTPSSFYHSQQQQGPQPQQDQSQSQHPVQQQQQQQQQQQQQTVIHQQNLPPLGSFSTPGDHHPMNLPLVQAPNMNLNQGHPAHIITQGMSNQKIPISDLRTTADTSYRPAEYSQGQDTQYMETNARPEIDLDPSLVPVIPEPIKPLEDELNLVEEASFFDKAKKYIGNKQIYTEFLKILNLYSQDLLDKERLVEKVGHYLSGCPELFDWFKSFVGYQEKPKHIENIVHEKHRLDLDLCEACGPSYKRLPKADTFMPCSGRDEMCWEVLNDEWVGHPVWASEDSGFIAHRKNQYEDTLFKIEEERHEYDFYIEANLRTIQTLETIANKIANMTPEEKATFKLPPGLGHTSVTIYKKVIRKVYDKDRGYEIIDALHEYPAITVPIVLKRLKQKDEEWRRAQREWNKVWRELEQKVFFKSLDHLGLTFKQADKKLLTAKQLISEISSIKVDQNNKRIHPLTPKAKSQLDHDFTDPEVFYDILNLAIVFLENNNTYSAPDKERLKDFFKGFISLFCSYPVPQIEKALAKRDAASSSQSSNSNTETYSEKQQEDGDMKLPKKRNREDSDRLLRDVLFRNKQQKGGRNSPRGDSSISAEKESDMEEEEIIRQEAKNPWLLGSIVDEADNHGHVENRKTFNLFANTNIYVFFRHLATIYERLVEVKKMNDEVTKEIANRKVVQFAKDLNLISTQLTDMGLDFKGEDAYEKLLQLSRSLIAGDLEHQWFEESLRQAYKNKAFKIYTVDKVIQALVKHAHAIITDNKTVEIMMLFEKDRTSLSTSTKDQILYRLQVRSNMSNIENMFRIEYNRLTAHVCIQFVAVDDLTLEEPKSLKDKWQYYLTSYSLSHPTEGISHDNLRSPFLEKIIESEEDIIEDKDEKYSPEGVATSNLKVKIDPITYSMEVEFGSHDIFSRKAVNKFPVRVDIRKKKSSELKLELERFLNSNSGWKKDLSAKQIAEVEKRLEFVKLNGNLEEYSDDSAVASTSAVSGSDLAKEDIARSQSESTVVSASMATCAQSTLKTEKDKPDSTFTATNNAESN; translated from the coding sequence ATGTCACAGAGTTGGAACCAACACCATCAGGTGGATCATGTGGGTGGTAGCGGCTCGGTGAGTGGAGCAGGGGGTCAACAACCGCAAGGTAAACAACATTCGGACCAAGGCCAACAAGGGCAGTTAGCGGTAGGGGGCGGTGGTTTGTTAGGTAAGAGGAGATCTGATGGGATGAAGGGTCATTATACACTTCCATCTATTTCTGCCGGGTTGCCTGGTAGTGGGGAGCATCAGCATCAACAACATGATGGTAGTCGGTTACCTCCTATGCAGAATACTTTAGCGGCAGCGGCAAGTGCTCCTCCTGGAGGAGGGGGAGggggtggtggtggggTATCTAATGGGTTTTCTATGAGCAGTTTAGATAATCCGTTACCTCAGCAGGAATTCCAGGAGCAATCGCAgcatcaacagcagcagcaccaccaccaccaactGGACCAGCTGCAGTCTCCGGCACATCAGGATGGATCATCTTACAGGCCTTTGAATGTAAAGGACGCGTTGTCGTATCTTGAGCAGGTCAAATTTCAATTCAATAGTAGGCCGGACGTGTACAATCactttttggatattatGAAAGACTTTAAATCTCAGGCGATCGACACACCGGGTGTAATTGAACGTGTTTCTACGTTATTCCAGGGATACCCAACTTTAATTCAGGGCTTTAATACTTTTTTGCCACAGGGATATAATATTGAATGTTCTTCAGATCCGAACGATCCCATTAAGGTTACTACGCCGTTTGGCACTACAGGCGAAGTTGCTATaggcggcggcggcggtAGTGGTGTTTGTGGTCACGTGGTGCCGCGCGCAGAGCCGctgcaacagcagctgcgtcaacatcaacaacctgCAACAGTAGCAGAGGCGGCGGCAGCTGCGGCGGCAGCTGCAGGAGGAGGCGGCGGAGGAGCAATTGCTGGTGGTGGTCCACCTCCTCAGGCTCAAACTCTAGTGGTGTATCAGTCGACTGACGGCTCCCCCACGATGCCACAACGGCAGCCGCAGGATCAGTTCGGTACTGGTGGTAAGAAAACGGGAGATGTGGAGTTTTCGCACGCTATTAGCTACGTAAACAAGATCAAAACGAGGTTTGCTGACCAACCAGACATTTACAAACACTTCTTGGAGATTTTACAAACCTACCAAAGAGAACAGAAACCAATAAACGAAGTGTATGCCCAAGTCACAGTACTATTTCAAAATGCTCCAGACCTGTTAGATGACTTTAAGAAGTTTTTGCCAGACGCGTCGGCTCCACAAgcacaacaacaacaccttGCACAATCGCATCCTCAGTTAAACGGCGCCCTAACGCCCTCAAGCTTCTATCATTCCCAGCAACAACAAGGTCCGCAACCGCAGCAAGATCAGTCGCAGTCGCAGCATCCAgtacagcagcagcagcagcagcagcagcaacagcaacaacaaacGGTTATACATCAACAAAACCTACCTCCACTGGGAAGTTTCTCAACTCCAGGCGATCATCATCCAATGAACTTGCCATTGGTGCAAGCACCGAATATGAATCTGAACCAGGGTCATCCTGCACATATAATTACACAGGGTATGTCTAATCAAAAGATTCCAATTTCTGATTTGAGAACTACTGCGGATACATCATATAGGCCTGCGGAGTATAGTCAGGGTCAAGATACGCAATACATGGAGACAAATGCTAGACCAGAGATTGACTTGGATCCTAGTCTTGTTCCTGTTATCCCAGAACCTATTAAACCATTGGAAGATGAGTTGAATTTGGTTGAAGAGGCCTCCTTTTTTGATAAAGCCAAAAAATATATCGGcaacaaacaaatttaCACcgaatttttaaaaatactCAACTTATATTCACAAGATCTATTAGATAAAGAGAGATTGGTGGAAAAAGTAGGTCATTACCTATCTGGTTGTCCTGAATTATTCGATTGGTTTAAGAGCTTTGTTGGTTATCAAGAAAAGCCCAAACacattgaaaatattgttCATGAAAAGCACAGGCTAGATTTGGATTTGTGCGAAGCTTGTGGACCAAGTTATAAACGCCTCCCAAAGGCAGACACTTTTATGCCGTGTTCAGGTAGAGATGAAATGTGTTGGGAAGTGCTTAATGATGAATGGGTAGGTCACCCTGTGTGGGCATCCGAGGACTCTGGATTTATTGCTCATAGGAAGAATCAGTACGAGGATACTTTGTTCAAAATTGAGGAAGAAAGACACGAGTACGATTTCTACATAGAGGCTAACCTAAGAACTATCCAAACGCTAGAAACAATCGCCAACAAAATCGCTAATATGACACCTGAGGAGAAGGCAACGTTTAAGCTTCCTCCAGGTTTAGGTCACACTTCGGTCACCATTTATAAGAAAGTTATAAGAAAGGTTTATGATAAGGACAGAGGATATGAAATCATTGATGCTTTACATGAGTATCCTGCGATTACAGTCCCAATTGTATTAAAGAgattaaaacaaaaggatgaagaatGGAGAAGAGCCCAACGGGAATGGAATAAAGTTTGGAGAGAGTTGGAACAGAAAgtttttttcaaatccCTAGATCACCTTGGATTGACTTTTAAACAGGCTGATAAAAAGCTTTTAACGGCTAAACAACTAATTTCTGAAATCAGCAGTATTAAAGTCGACCAAAACAACAAGCGAATTCATCCATTAACTCCAAAGGCTAAAAGTCAACTTGATCATGACTTTACTGATCCGGAGGTTTTctatgatattttaaatcTGGCGATAGTATTTTTAGAAAACAATAATACCTATTCAGCACCTGATAAAGAACGGCTGAAAGACTTCTTTAAGGGCTTTATCTCATTATTTTGTTCTTATCCAGTGCCACAAATAGAAAAGGCGTTAGCCAAGAGAGACGCTGCATCGTCGAGTCAATCTTCAAACTCAAATACAGAAACATACTCCGAAAAGCAGCAAGAAGATGGCGATATGAAGCTTCCTAAGAAACGTAATCGTGAAGACTCTGACCGTTTGTTGAGAGATGTCTTATTTAgaaacaaacaacaaaaggGCGGTAGAAACTCGCCCCGAGGAGATTCATCAATTAGTGCCGAAAAGGAGTCTGAtatggaagaagaagaaattattaGACAAGAAGCAAAGAACCCTTGGTTATTAGGGAGTATAGTTGATGAAGCAGATAATCATGGCCATGTTGAAAACCGCAAGACATTTAACTTGTTTGCCAAtaccaatatatatgtattctTTCGTCATTTGGCCACTATTTATGAACGATTGGTTGAagtgaaaaagatgaaTGATGAAGTGACAAAAGAAATAGCTAACAGAAAGGTTGTTCAATTTGCCAAAGATTTGAATCTCATTTCTACTCAATTGACCGACATGGGTCTAGATTTTAAAGGTGAAGATGCttatgaaaaattgttaCAGTTATCAAGAAGCCTAATTGCAGGCGATCTAGAACACCAGTGGTTCGAGGAAAGTTTGCGGCAAGCTTATAAAAATAAGGCTTTCAAGATTTATACTGTTGATAAAGTGATCCAAGCTCTCGTTAAGCATGCACATGCAATTATCACAGACAATAAGACTGTCGAAATTATGAtgttatttgaaaaggatAGAACTAGTTTGTCAACTAGTACAAAAGATCAAATACTTTACCGTCTTCAAGTGAGGTCAAACATgtcaaatattgaaaacatGTTTCGTATAGAATACAATAGACTTACTGCGCATGTCTGTATCCAGTTTGTTGCTGTCGATGACTTGACTCTTGAGGAAccaaaatctttgaaagataaGTGGCAATATTACCTCACGTCGTATTCATTGTCTCATCCAACGGAAGGCATTTCTCATGATAATTTGAGATCTCCATTCTtagaaaaaataattgaaagtgaagaagatattattgaagataagGATGAAAAATACTCTCCTGAAGGTGTTGCTACTTCTAACTTGAAAGTTAAAATTGACCCAATAACTTATTCCATGGAAGTTGAATTCGGTTCTCATGATATCTTTTCGAGAAAAGCTGTCAACAAGTTCCCTGTTAGGGTGGATATTAGGAAGAAAAAGTCATCTGAGTTAAAGTTGGAGCTTGAACGGTTTTTAAATAGTAATAGTGGTTGGAAGAAAGATCTCTCCGCTAAACAAATTGctgaagttgaaaaacGTTTGGAATTTGTTAAGCTTAATGGTAACTTGGAGGAGTATTCAGATGATTCAGCCGTTGCATCTACCTCTGCAGTATCTGGTTCTGATTTAGCGAAAGAGGATATCGCAAGATCTCAATCAGAATCTACTGTTGTATCGGCTTCTATGGCTACTTGTGCTCAGTCCACTTTAAAAACAGAGAAAGACAAACCTGACTCCACTTTCACTGCTACTAATAACGCAGAATCAAACTAA
- the RRP6 gene encoding exosome nuclease subunit RRP6 (similar to Ashbya gossypii ACL001C), which translates to MSSDNKDALLTKILGTVRAASSLAAQDIDFCRHLDASVGELLDETSQYIVSLLNEVILSTSKANNDLEVGKDNLEAAWKDLSNIIDNLFEKSDHSLDVLQKLLSSSSSQLDTNMQYLNVDSQRDGKLSQRIVKPQLQFKIPVDNSECHPFKPLLKVKPHALKPLEEVSSLTVETECVPAHYPHPYEYEIDNQPYDDSVLTIKEPIEPSNWDENEPIWVDNITALNDMLNGLKNVKEIAVDLEHHDYRSYYGLVCLMQISTRESDWLVDTIALRQDLQVLNEIFTDPSILKVFHGAFMDIIWLQRDLGLYVVSLFDTYHASRALGFPKHSLAYLLETFANFKTSKKYQLADWRIRPLSKPMKTYARADTHFLLNIYDKLRNSLIKEDKLSGVLHASRNVAKRRFEYTSFRPKVLSPTVFSPIEKDDPWRTLMSQYNVPDIKEPLMRKLYKWRDMVARKDDESVRYVMPNQLLVSLVTLAPSDPSGLLTVKSYIPDHVRANARVLCNIINKTMEEIKSGSHEGQSIENVTTTYVSAQDPEMSVSLIKTMDRHFKFLLDEVQSHAVEPSSVCEDSLLFKGFLFDKPKAVAYNSVGKRLVNDRELLDRKSDLSQKFSKVFKAAGIAIGSHIEKLSSNSELPADTTSNVESPSKEESKNNSDDLKEDKHEIIVLKRKRDYGSNTKSTSKQPKKEHVDYNNVNSILDNTSQQDKPNSGRHVDKRKFHSDLQGSIGAAAIKKPRSKGKTVSYKK; encoded by the coding sequence ATGTCATCAGATAATAAGGATGCACTACTAACGAAGATTTTAGGAACTGTTAGAGCGGCATCCTCACTGGCTGCTCAAGATATTGACTTTTGCAGACATCTAGATGCTTCTGTTGGGGAATTACTAGATGAGACTTCGCAATATATTGTATCATTACTAAATGAAGTTATCCTGTCCACTTCTAAAGCTAATAACGACCTAGAAGTAGGAAAGGATAACTTAGAAGCAGCTTGGAAAGATTTAAGTAATATTATAGataatttatttgaaaaatcagaCCATTCATTAGATGTGCTACagaaattattatcatcatcatcatctcaACTAGATACAAACATGCAATATTTAAACGTTGATTCGCAACGTGATGGAAAGCTTTCTCAACGTATTGTGAAACCACAACTTCAATTTAAAATCCCTGTTGACAATTCGGAATGTCATCCATTCAAACCATTATTAAAGGTAAAGCCTCATGCATTAAAACCATTGGAGGAGGTATCTTCATTAACAGTTGAAACTGAGTGTGTTCCAGCACACTATCCACATCCGTACGAATACGAAATTGATAACCAACCTTATGATGATTCCGTTTTAACCATTAAGGAACCTATTGAGCCAAGTAACTGggatgaaaatgaaccCATATGGGTTGATAATATAACAGCATTGAATGACATGCTGAAtggtttgaaaaatgtGAAAGAAATCGCAGTAGATTTGGAACATCATGATTATAGATCGTATTACGGCCTAGTTTGCTTAATGCAGATCAGTACAAGAGAGAGCGATTGGCTGGTGGACACTATTGCTCTTCGTCAGGATCTACAAGTTTTGAACGAGATATTTACGGACCCAAGTATACTTAAGGTCTTCCATGGAGCATTTATGGATATTATTTGGTTACAACGGGATTTGGGTCTATATGTTGTGAGTTTGTTTGATACTTACCATGCATCAAGGGCTTTAGGATTTCCTAAACACAGTTTAGCTTACCTCTTAGAGACTTTTGCAAACTTCAAGACAAGCAAGAAATATCAGTTAGCAGATTGGAGAATAAGACCCCTTTCTAAACCAATGAAAACTTATGCAAGAGCGGATAcccattttttgttaaacaTTTATGATAAGCTAAGAAACTCGTTAATAAAGGAAGATAAATTATCTGGGGTGTTGCATGCGTCTAGGAATGTTGCAAAAAGAAGGTTTGAATATACCTCTTTTAGGCCTAAAGTTTTGTCCCCCACCGTTTTCTCTCCTATTGAGAAGGACGATCCATGGAGGACTTTAATGAGTCAATATAATGTCCCCGATATTAAAGAACCTTTAATGCGGAAACTCTACAAATGGAGAGATATGGTTGCCAGAAAAGATGATGAGTCTGTTAGATATGTCATGCCTAACCAGTTGTTGGTCTCCTTAGTTACTCTAGCACCTTCAGACCCATCAGGATTATTAACAGTAAAAAGTTACATTCCTGATCATGTAAGGGCAAATGCCAGGGTGCTATGcaatataatcaataaAACGATGGAAGAAATTAAGAGCGGGAGCCATGAAGGACAATCCATTGAAAATGTAACAACGACTTATGTGTCTGCACAAGACCCTGAAATGTCAGTATCTCTAATTAAGACCATGGATAGACATTTCaaatttcttcttgatGAGGTTCAAAGTCATGCTGTAGAACCTTCATCAGTCTGCGAAGACTCCCTACTATTTAAAGGCTTCTTGTTTGATAAACCTAAAGCTGTTGCCTACAACAGTGTTGGTAAAAGATTAGTCAATGATAGAGAATTGCTCGATCGCAAATCTGATTTATCTCAAAAGTTCTCTAAGGTATTCAAAGCTGCAGGAATTGCTATAGGTAGTcatattgaaaagttatCATCCAATTCAGAACTTCCAGCAGACACTACAAGTAATGTCGAATCCCCTAGTAAGGAGGAATCAAAGAATAATAGTGACGACTTGAAAGAAGATAAGCATGAGATTATTGTCTTAAAGAGAAAGCGGGACTATGGAAGCAATACCAAAAGTACCTCGAAACAACCTAAAAAGGAGCATGTCGATTACAACAATGTCAACAGTATACTTGATAATACTTCTCAACAGGATAAACCTAACAGCGGTAGACATGTGGATAAGAGGAAGTTCCATTCTGACTTGCAAGGCAGTATTGGCGCCGCAGCCATCAAGAAGCCCAGGTCCAAAGGAAAAACCGTTTCATACAAGAAATAG
- the IZH2 gene encoding PAQR-type receptor (similar to Ashbya gossypii ACL002C): protein MAQQQVFQRKIQKATSSLAGKNRTLETSVIFEDLNQATTIPLKPASKLFSWHEIPEWQRDNEHILGGYVKETNSFKETLHSLLYLHNESVNIYTHLIPGVCFFCVLFLNKYVISRFKTTTWKDYAIIDTFFVGAFACLVMSGTYHCLKSHSYPVSIVGNQLDYIGIVILISTSMFSLLYYGFYNSSKMFYGFSGVTLLLGTICTVVTLDSRFRSRLWRPYRASIFVAFGLSSILPILASILYYGSEETWNSVQLGWIILEGVLYIFGAFIYGIRFPESMAPGSFDIWGHSHQLFHVLVVIAALCHFKAVTQSYELVHFRLNEAVQLKL, encoded by the coding sequence ATGGCTCAGCAACAGGTTTTCCAAAGGAAGATACAGAAAGCTACGTCTTCATTAGCAGGTAAAAATAGAACGTTAGAAACTTCAGTCATATTCGAAGATTTGAACCAAGCTACCACTATACCTTTAAAACCAGCGAGTAAACTGTTTTCATGGCACGAAATCCCTGAATGGCAAAGAGATAATGAGCATATTTTAGGCGGCTACGTAAAGGAGACGAATAGTTTCAAGGAAACCCTTCATAGTTTGCTGTACCTACATAATGAATCGGTGAACATCTATACCCATTTAATACCTGGAGTATGCTTCTTTTGTGTGTTGTTCCTGAACAAGTATGTTATATCTCGGTTCAAAACTACTACCTGGAAAGACTATGCTATTATTGACACTTTCTTTGTAGGTGCTTTTGCATGTTTGGTGATGAGTGGTACATATCACTGCTTAAAATCTCATTCATACCCAGTGTCTATCGTAGGGAACCAACTCGATTACATCGGGATAGTCATATTAATATCGACTTCAATGTTTTCGCTACTGTATTATGGTTTCTATAATAGCAGCAAGATGTTTTATGGATTTTCAGGCGTTACTCTGCTACTTGGCACAATTTGTACAGTTGTGACACTAGATAGTAGGTTCAGATCCCGACTTTGGAGACCATATAGAGCTTCAATATTTGTAGCATTTGGTCTTTCATCGATACTACCGATTCTTGCCAGCATCCTATATTATGGAAGCGAAGAAACTTGGAATTCTGTGCAACTAGGCTGGATTATTTTAGAAGGAGTTCTTTACATATTTGGAGCATTTATATATGGCATTCGTTTCCCAGAGAGCATGGCCCCTGGCTCTTTTGACATATGGGGCCACTCTCATCAATTGTTCCATGTCCTCGTTGTCATTGCTGCGCTATGCCATTTTAAGGCAGTAACACAGAGCTACGAACTGGTTCATTTCCGCTTAAACGAGGCAGTACAACTTAAATTATAA